The Micromonospora sp. WMMD961 genome has a segment encoding these proteins:
- a CDS encoding alpha/beta fold hydrolase → MTPPSPAAWFRRALPTRRRAIAAAAVVVLLAAAVTWAVWPRGSGVRTESAMLTVRSGPAGDQPVNLDTTFYLPDDASSGRKVPAVLLAHGFGGTKESVRSDAEEFAGRGYAVLTWTARGFGRSGGEIHLDNPDYEVRDAQRLLDWLAARPEVRTNAAGDPQVGVVGGSYGGGLALLLAAQDSRVDAIVPMITWNDLSRAFLPESTGGAPTEGVFKKGWAGLFFGGGGNVGSGPAGLSGVTAAAPQGAPASAGPPSPGPGAGPGNGPGGVPTGAADPSCGRFAADVCAAYLRIATTGRADQAAVDLLRRSSPAGVLDRIKAPTLLVQGEADTLFPLGEADANARGIAAAGTPVRVAWFTGGHDGGSGPRSDSDRVKFLTVQWLDHYVKGEGDAPGDDFTWSRIAGFDALDRGLVATAFRRADYPGLTGNARREIPVAGPAQPVANPPNGNPAAISSIPFAGGLASLLDGVAGDVPGQHARFESAPLTEAVDVAGSPTVTVRAASPTGEAVLFVKLYDVDPDGAATLPNGLVAPIRLTGLPQQVQDARPVTVTLPAIVRRVEAGHRLRLVVATSDQAYTTPAQPTVYTVAADGAVTVPTVSGEPIPTAATLWRWVLAGLLAAIAIGLVVVVAVVRRRHRRQDRSVHPEYADTPLAVRALRKEYADGFVAVSNVDFEVHPGQVVGLLGPNGAGKTTTLRVLMGLTQPTAGEIYVFGRRLVPGSPVLSRIGALVEGPGFLPHLSGLENLKAYWRATGRPWDDARFDAALEIAGLGDSVHRKIKNYSHGMRQRLAIAQAMLGLPELLVLDEPTDGLDPPQIAEMRRVLQRYATDGRAVLVSSHLLAEVEQTCTHAVVVNKGRIVASGPVEEIVGESPSVLFEVSDRVAARAVLDRLHGVRVLPESDGQLVVDTNGTARSEVVAELVRAGIGVDRVVPRRRLEDAFLALVGENSRGSGDR, encoded by the coding sequence ATGACACCGCCGTCGCCGGCCGCGTGGTTCCGGCGTGCCCTGCCCACCCGCCGCCGCGCGATCGCCGCAGCTGCGGTCGTCGTGCTGCTGGCCGCCGCCGTGACCTGGGCGGTGTGGCCGCGGGGATCGGGCGTACGCACCGAGAGCGCGATGCTCACCGTCCGCTCCGGACCGGCTGGCGACCAGCCGGTGAACCTGGACACGACCTTCTACCTGCCGGACGACGCGTCGTCGGGTCGGAAGGTGCCGGCGGTGCTGTTGGCGCACGGGTTCGGCGGGACGAAGGAGTCGGTGCGCTCCGACGCGGAGGAGTTCGCCGGGCGCGGCTACGCCGTGCTCACCTGGACCGCGCGGGGCTTCGGTCGCAGCGGCGGCGAGATCCACCTGGACAACCCGGACTACGAGGTGCGCGACGCCCAGCGGCTGCTGGACTGGTTGGCAGCTCGGCCGGAGGTGCGCACCAACGCCGCCGGTGACCCGCAGGTGGGTGTGGTCGGCGGCTCGTACGGCGGCGGGTTGGCGCTGCTGCTGGCCGCCCAGGACAGCCGGGTCGACGCGATCGTCCCGATGATCACTTGGAACGACCTGTCCCGGGCCTTCCTGCCGGAGAGCACCGGCGGGGCACCGACCGAGGGCGTGTTCAAGAAGGGCTGGGCCGGCCTCTTCTTCGGTGGTGGGGGCAACGTGGGATCCGGGCCGGCCGGGCTCTCCGGCGTGACCGCCGCCGCGCCGCAGGGCGCACCGGCGTCGGCCGGTCCACCCAGCCCCGGGCCGGGCGCGGGCCCGGGTAACGGTCCCGGTGGCGTCCCGACCGGTGCCGCCGACCCGTCCTGTGGTCGCTTCGCCGCCGACGTGTGCGCCGCGTACCTGCGGATCGCCACCACCGGTCGCGCCGACCAGGCCGCCGTGGACCTGCTGCGTCGGTCCAGCCCGGCGGGCGTCCTGGACCGGATCAAGGCACCCACCCTGCTGGTGCAGGGCGAGGCGGACACGCTCTTCCCCCTCGGCGAGGCCGACGCGAACGCACGTGGCATCGCCGCCGCCGGCACCCCGGTCCGCGTCGCCTGGTTCACCGGCGGGCACGACGGTGGCAGTGGACCCCGCTCGGACTCCGACCGGGTGAAGTTCCTGACCGTGCAGTGGCTCGACCACTACGTCAAGGGCGAGGGCGACGCGCCCGGTGACGACTTCACCTGGTCCCGGATCGCCGGGTTCGACGCGCTCGACCGGGGCCTCGTCGCCACCGCCTTCCGCCGCGCCGACTACCCGGGCCTGACCGGCAACGCCCGCCGGGAGATCCCGGTCGCCGGACCGGCCCAGCCGGTCGCGAACCCGCCCAACGGCAACCCGGCCGCCATCTCCTCGATCCCGTTCGCCGGGGGTCTCGCCTCGCTGCTGGACGGTGTGGCCGGCGACGTGCCCGGCCAGCACGCCCGGTTCGAGTCGGCACCGCTGACCGAGGCGGTCGACGTCGCCGGGTCGCCCACCGTCACCGTGCGGGCCGCGTCGCCGACCGGCGAGGCCGTGCTCTTCGTCAAGCTCTACGACGTCGACCCGGACGGCGCGGCCACCCTGCCGAACGGGCTGGTCGCCCCGATCCGGCTCACCGGCCTGCCGCAGCAGGTGCAGGACGCCCGCCCGGTCACCGTGACACTGCCCGCGATCGTCCGGCGGGTGGAGGCCGGCCACCGGCTGCGTCTCGTGGTGGCCACCTCCGACCAGGCGTACACCACGCCCGCGCAACCGACCGTCTACACGGTGGCGGCGGACGGGGCGGTCACGGTGCCCACGGTCAGCGGCGAGCCGATCCCCACCGCCGCGACGCTCTGGCGCTGGGTGCTCGCCGGCCTGCTCGCGGCCATCGCGATCGGGCTCGTCGTGGTCGTCGCCGTGGTCCGCCGCCGACACCGCCGCCAGGACCGCTCCGTGCATCCGGAGTACGCGGACACCCCGCTGGCCGTGCGCGCACTACGCAAGGAGTACGCGGACGGCTTCGTCGCGGTGTCGAACGTGGACTTCGAGGTGCACCCCGGTCAGGTGGTGGGTCTGCTCGGGCCCAACGGCGCCGGCAAGACCACCACCCTGCGGGTGTTGATGGGGTTGACCCAGCCGACCGCCGGGGAGATCTACGTCTTCGGTCGCCGGCTGGTGCCCGGATCGCCGGTGCTGTCGAGGATCGGCGCGCTCGTGGAGGGGCCCGGTTTCCTCCCGCACCTGTCGGGTCTGGAGAACCTGAAGGCGTACTGGCGGGCCACCGGGCGGCCGTGGGACGACGCGCGGTTCGACGCGGCGTTGGAGATCGCCGGGCTGGGCGACTCGGTGCACCGGAAGATCAAGAACTACAGCCACGGGATGCGCCAGCGCCTGGCCATCGCCCAGGCCATGCTCGGCCTGCCCGAGTTGCTGGTGCTGGACGAGCCGACCGACGGGCTCGACCCGCCGCAGATCGCCGAGATGCGTCGGGTGCTCCAGCGCTACGCCACGGACGGGCGGGCGGTGCTGGTCTCCAGCCACCTGCTGGCCGAGGTCGAGCAGACCTGCACCCACGCGGTGGTGGTGAACAAGGGCCGGATCGTGGCGTCCGGGCCGGTGGAGGAGATCGTGGGCGAGTCGCCGAGCGTGCTGTTCGAGGTGAGCGACCGGGTGGCGGCGCGGGCGGTGCTGGACCGGCTGCACGGCGTCCGGGTGCTGCCGGAGAGCGACGGCCAGTTGGTGGTGGACACCAACGGCACGGCCCGCAGCGAGGTGGTGGCCGAGCTGGTGCGCGCCGGCATCGGGGTGGACCGGGTGGTGCCCCGGCGCCGCCTGGAGGACGCGTTCCTCGCCCTGGTGGGCGAGAACTCTCGGGGAAGCGGTGACCGGTGA
- a CDS encoding nitrate- and nitrite sensing domain-containing protein translates to MLLGRLRIRGKLALLVVIPLLSMIGLAVPVMLDRVAAAQRAGDTAERVRLASRVGSLVQDLQQERILSVGYLLGRVDRSELVRKSADVDDRVADLRAARSDALTDRVDSALDRVSSLVDLRAAVLARVANPGQVMETFGPVHTGIIESLRLVFGVDTDTLPGRQVLALDGLLRADEGLAACATLSLLVKAVGSPDTVAGYVSCIAALQVDSARFRSLITPEQLTVAQLNDAAVAARTSPDFLVTSARDPAAAVRPVPMEALFPAVRTMIRLGQFVEKKLVADVLAEATAEQRRALTAAYLVGAAAALILTLVVLLSVAVARTVARPLTRLTSSADRVARVAEAELVRVTDDEAESPQPVRLEPVDIRANDEIGDLARAFDRVQNTAARLVERQVAGRRNVAQMFGHVGRRTQNLVGRQLALIDRLEQQEADPGRLEHLYRLDHISSRLRRNAGSLVVLSGAAGADAHTAPVPLADLVRLALGEIEDYTRVEVRVPAGISAAPAVVGDLILALAELMENATVFSPPHTRVLVAAEAAGLGARISVVDHGIGMNEQRLAEENARFTRRERLDLAPTEVLGLFVVGRLARRHGWEVGLAATVGGGVTAHLEIPSTSLVLRRADRAGAAVARATVPERDRRAPAAAETDQDGRSLAAAIAAPARFDSDLLSRATRSLEAGPSWNAFGHSQPEQTAPAPPAAEPSGTPTGPRIRQRVPGASLDASAAPTRPVDATGADPAAARALVEAFQAGVRRAEAASVGATAADLGATVDLPSTPGGAGPAVAGNASPSDSTWARPRLSRRVPGANLTAVPACQPPSTHLGDPAEVRNLISEFEAGVARALREVSPDHRNEEGSSR, encoded by the coding sequence ATGCTGCTCGGTAGGCTCCGCATCCGCGGCAAACTCGCCCTTCTCGTGGTGATCCCGCTGCTCAGCATGATCGGACTTGCCGTGCCGGTCATGCTCGACCGGGTAGCCGCAGCCCAGCGGGCCGGCGACACCGCCGAGCGGGTACGGCTCGCCAGCCGGGTCGGCAGCCTGGTCCAGGACCTCCAGCAGGAACGCATCCTCTCCGTCGGTTACCTGCTCGGCCGGGTGGATCGGAGCGAGCTGGTCCGCAAGTCCGCCGACGTGGACGACCGGGTGGCCGACCTGCGGGCCGCTCGTAGCGACGCGTTGACCGACCGGGTGGACAGCGCCCTGGACCGGGTGTCCAGCCTCGTCGACCTGCGGGCCGCAGTGCTCGCCCGGGTCGCGAACCCCGGTCAGGTGATGGAGACGTTCGGCCCGGTCCACACGGGGATCATCGAGTCCCTGCGGCTGGTGTTCGGGGTGGACACCGACACGTTGCCGGGCCGTCAGGTGCTCGCTCTCGACGGGCTGCTCCGGGCCGACGAGGGCCTGGCGGCCTGCGCCACGTTGAGCCTGCTGGTCAAGGCGGTCGGCAGCCCGGACACCGTCGCCGGTTACGTGTCGTGCATCGCCGCGCTCCAGGTCGACAGCGCACGCTTCCGCAGCCTGATCACGCCCGAGCAGCTCACCGTGGCCCAGCTCAACGACGCGGCCGTGGCCGCGCGTACCAGCCCGGACTTCCTGGTCACCAGTGCTCGGGACCCGGCCGCCGCGGTCCGCCCGGTGCCGATGGAGGCGCTCTTCCCGGCCGTCCGCACGATGATCCGGCTCGGTCAGTTCGTCGAGAAGAAGCTGGTCGCCGACGTGCTCGCCGAGGCGACGGCCGAGCAGCGGCGCGCACTGACCGCCGCGTACCTGGTCGGTGCCGCCGCGGCGTTGATCCTGACGCTGGTGGTGCTGCTCAGTGTGGCGGTCGCGCGGACGGTGGCTCGACCGTTGACCCGCCTCACCAGCTCCGCCGACCGGGTCGCCCGGGTCGCCGAAGCCGAGCTGGTCCGGGTCACCGACGACGAGGCGGAGAGCCCACAACCGGTCCGGTTGGAACCTGTGGACATCCGGGCCAACGACGAGATCGGCGACCTGGCGCGGGCCTTCGACCGGGTGCAGAACACCGCGGCGCGGCTGGTCGAGCGGCAGGTCGCGGGCCGGCGCAACGTGGCGCAGATGTTCGGTCACGTCGGGCGGCGCACCCAGAACCTGGTGGGCCGGCAGCTCGCGCTGATCGACCGGCTCGAGCAGCAGGAGGCCGACCCGGGTCGGCTGGAGCACCTGTACCGCCTCGACCACATCTCCAGCCGGCTGCGCCGCAACGCCGGCAGCCTGGTGGTGCTCTCCGGCGCGGCCGGGGCCGACGCGCACACCGCGCCGGTGCCACTGGCCGACCTGGTCCGGTTGGCGCTCGGCGAGATCGAGGACTACACCCGGGTGGAGGTCCGGGTGCCGGCGGGCATCTCGGCCGCGCCGGCGGTGGTCGGTGACCTCATCCTGGCGTTGGCCGAGCTGATGGAGAACGCCACCGTGTTCTCGCCGCCGCACACCCGGGTGCTGGTCGCCGCCGAGGCGGCCGGCCTCGGCGCGCGGATCTCCGTGGTGGACCACGGCATCGGCATGAACGAACAACGGCTGGCCGAGGAGAACGCCCGGTTCACCCGCCGGGAACGGCTCGACCTGGCCCCCACCGAGGTGCTCGGTCTCTTCGTGGTGGGTCGGCTGGCCCGCCGGCACGGCTGGGAGGTGGGTCTGGCCGCCACCGTCGGCGGTGGGGTGACCGCGCACCTGGAGATCCCGTCGACGTCACTGGTGCTGCGCCGCGCCGACCGGGCCGGAGCCGCAGTGGCCCGGGCCACCGTGCCGGAACGGGACCGGCGTGCGCCGGCCGCAGCCGAGACCGACCAGGACGGCCGATCCCTCGCGGCGGCCATCGCCGCGCCGGCCCGCTTCGACTCGGACCTCCTCAGCCGGGCCACCCGCAGCCTGGAGGCCGGGCCGTCCTGGAACGCGTTCGGCCACAGCCAGCCGGAGCAGACCGCCCCCGCACCCCCGGCGGCGGAGCCGTCGGGCACGCCGACCGGGCCACGGATCCGGCAGCGGGTGCCCGGGGCCAGCCTGGACGCCTCGGCCGCACCGACCCGACCGGTGGACGCCACCGGCGCGGACCCCGCCGCAGCGCGCGCCCTGGTCGAGGCGTTCCAGGCCGGTGTACGTCGGGCCGAGGCAGCCAGCGTCGGGGCGACCGCGGCCGACCTGGGCGCGACCGTCGACCTGCCGAGCACGCCGGGAGGCGCCGGCCCCGCGGTGGCGGGTAACGCCAGCCCGTCGGACAGCACTTGGGCTCGGCCCCGGCTGAGTCGACGGGTGCCCGGGGCGAACCTCACGGCCGTCCCGGCCTGCCAACCGCCCAGTACGCATCTCGGTGACCCGGCCGAGGTCCGGAACCTCATCAGCGAGTTCGAGGCGGGCGTTGCCCGCGCTCTGCGCGAAGTCAGCCCAGACCACCGGAACGAAGAAGGATCATCACGGTGA
- a CDS encoding roadblock/LC7 domain-containing protein, with product MTSPFLHDNVDHQSQPAAGGDLSPEARTFNWLLDSFTSSTAGVLEAIAVSSDGLLMAMSAIKDRSNAERLAAVVSGMTSLAGGAASWYALGGLNRVIVDMADGYLLISAISSGSVLGVVADRSANLGTVAYEMTLFAGRAGGALTPRLIVELKNAVQQ from the coding sequence GTGACCAGCCCCTTCCTGCACGACAACGTCGACCACCAGAGCCAGCCCGCAGCCGGTGGGGACCTCAGCCCGGAGGCCCGTACGTTCAACTGGCTGCTTGATTCCTTCACCTCCAGCACCGCCGGGGTCCTGGAGGCGATCGCGGTCTCCTCGGACGGCCTGCTGATGGCCATGTCGGCGATCAAGGACCGGTCCAACGCGGAACGGTTGGCGGCCGTCGTTTCCGGGATGACCAGCCTGGCCGGTGGGGCAGCCAGCTGGTACGCCCTCGGCGGCCTGAACCGCGTGATCGTCGACATGGCCGACGGCTACCTGCTGATCAGCGCGATCAGCAGCGGTTCCGTGCTCGGGGTGGTCGCCGACCGGTCGGCGAACCTGGGCACCGTCGCGTACGAGATGACGCTCTTCGCCGGGCGGGCCGGCGGTGCCCTGACCCCGCGGTTGATCGTCGAGTTGAAGAACGCCGTCCAGCAGTGA
- a CDS encoding DUF742 domain-containing protein, translating to MTPEVAGEDPDPRVRIRPYLRTPPPPGDGAAAPALPEPEAGGGGPTGPRPFVLTSGRVAGADPAIGLETQVTVRMDSGWWAGPPDAVMAPEIQAIIALCAEPISVAEISARTRLHFGVTRVLVGDLRAAGHLDVHVTDTDDALDPNLILRVIDGLRAIS from the coding sequence GTGACCCCAGAGGTCGCCGGCGAGGATCCGGACCCGCGGGTCCGGATCCGCCCGTACCTGCGCACGCCGCCCCCGCCGGGGGACGGTGCGGCGGCACCGGCGCTGCCCGAGCCGGAGGCGGGCGGTGGCGGGCCGACAGGTCCCCGTCCGTTCGTGCTCACCTCCGGGCGGGTGGCGGGTGCCGACCCGGCGATCGGGCTGGAGACCCAGGTGACCGTCCGGATGGACAGCGGCTGGTGGGCCGGCCCGCCGGACGCCGTGATGGCACCGGAGATCCAGGCGATCATCGCGCTCTGCGCCGAGCCGATCTCGGTGGCCGAGATCTCGGCCCGGACCCGGCTGCACTTCGGCGTGACCCGGGTCCTGGTCGGTGATCTACGGGCGGCCGGGCATCTGGACGTGCACGTCACCGACACCGACGACGCCCTCGACCCCAATCTCATCCTGCGAGTGATTGATGGACTCCGTGCGATCTCCTGA
- a CDS encoding ATP/GTP-binding protein — protein MDSVRSPEWPVAPMGGASANSAAARYGSSPGTGPIIGRAGPPPATPPPPYQPSSGAKPTPPVGKPAAPPIPVKILVAGGFGVGKTTTVGAISEIAPLTTEAEMTTAGIGVDDPGTRSTKTTTTVAMDFGCVTIDRSLKLYLFGTPGQSRFGFMWDDLARGALGALVVVDSSRLDDCFPAIDFFERAGLPFVVGVNAFDGRLALELGEIRWALAIGDHVPLVQFDARDRLSVRDALLVVLDRALDRATRDRRA, from the coding sequence ATGGACTCCGTGCGATCTCCTGAATGGCCGGTCGCCCCCATGGGCGGGGCCTCCGCGAACAGTGCCGCCGCCCGTTACGGCAGCTCACCGGGCACCGGTCCGATAATCGGGCGGGCCGGCCCGCCGCCGGCCACGCCACCGCCTCCGTACCAGCCCTCGTCCGGTGCGAAGCCGACGCCGCCGGTCGGTAAGCCGGCCGCACCTCCGATCCCGGTCAAGATCCTGGTCGCCGGCGGCTTCGGGGTCGGTAAGACCACCACAGTGGGTGCGATCTCCGAGATCGCGCCGCTGACCACCGAGGCCGAGATGACCACCGCCGGGATCGGCGTGGACGACCCGGGTACCCGGTCGACCAAGACGACCACCACGGTGGCGATGGATTTCGGTTGTGTGACCATCGACCGCAGTCTCAAGCTCTACCTGTTCGGCACGCCGGGGCAGTCCCGGTTCGGCTTCATGTGGGACGACCTCGCACGGGGGGCGCTGGGCGCGTTGGTGGTGGTGGACAGCTCGCGGCTGGACGACTGCTTCCCGGCGATCGACTTCTTCGAACGGGCCGGGCTGCCGTTCGTGGTCGGGGTCAACGCGTTCGACGGGCGGCTGGCCCTGGAACTCGGCGAGATCCGCTGGGCGCTGGCCATCGGCGACCACGTTCCCCTGGTGCAGTTCGACGCCCGGGACCGACTCTCGGTGCGGGACGCCCTGCTGGTCGTCCTGGACCGGGCGCTGGACCGGGCCACGCGGGACCGGAGGGCCTGA
- a CDS encoding AAA family ATPase — translation MAQPDLTLTASLRPAALDARRGIVRLHPEAMTALGLRPGDPVRLAGRRETAGIVAAAAPGASSALMYADDLVLGNLGLRDGGQVRVSPAPLTPAGRVVLAGPVGVVAAVSPEMLRLALLGKVLTAGDDVSLLPQDVLPDASVRGLVEAARRSLANTVGFAWTSTLLTVVAVEPAVGALVTMNTVVAWEHGATTHGPSAADTAPPEPRGAADTAPVDDAPDVDELPGLRAQAEELTELLDLGFHHREVLGRLGTTISLGVLLVGPAGSGKSALVRAVAARVGARVHPLWAPEVAALANQAAADRLRTAATAARAGGPAVLLVSDVEALAPADEPGPVATVFRQVLVESIRAGVAVVCATSRPEAVDSALRAPDLLSLRISIPLPDQALRREQLTVLTRQVPLADDVRLDDVAARTPGFVAADLAALVREAGVRAALRQKSAETPTVSMADFTAALEVVRPTTMAASTLDLASVTLDDVGGLDEVKQTLTESVLWPLTYPDTFARLGVQPPRGVLLYGPPGCGKTYLVTALAGSGRANVLSVKGAELLSKWVGESERAVRELFRRAREAAPTLIFLDEVDALAPVRGQATDGGTTDRVVAALLTELDGVETLRNVVVVGATNRPDLVDPALLRPGRLERLVYVPPPDGPARSEILRAASRQVPLAPDVDLATLGDELTGFSAADCAALVREAALAAMRESLAAATVTAGHVATARARVRPSLDPAQVAWLAAYAADRE, via the coding sequence GTGGCGCAACCCGACCTGACCTTGACGGCGAGCCTACGGCCGGCCGCGTTGGACGCCCGACGGGGCATCGTCCGGCTGCACCCGGAGGCGATGACCGCACTGGGCCTGCGCCCCGGCGACCCGGTCCGGCTCGCCGGCCGCCGGGAGACCGCCGGCATCGTGGCGGCGGCGGCACCCGGCGCGAGCAGCGCCCTGATGTACGCCGACGACCTGGTCCTGGGCAACCTGGGCCTGCGCGACGGTGGTCAGGTGCGGGTCAGCCCGGCGCCGCTGACCCCGGCGGGTCGGGTCGTCCTGGCCGGGCCGGTGGGGGTGGTGGCGGCGGTCAGCCCGGAGATGCTGCGGCTCGCCCTGCTGGGCAAGGTACTCACCGCCGGTGACGACGTGTCGCTGCTGCCGCAGGATGTGCTGCCGGACGCGTCGGTACGCGGCCTGGTCGAGGCGGCTCGTCGCAGCCTCGCCAACACTGTCGGTTTCGCCTGGACCAGCACCCTGCTCACCGTGGTCGCGGTCGAGCCGGCCGTCGGCGCGCTGGTCACCATGAACACGGTGGTCGCCTGGGAGCACGGCGCGACCACCCACGGGCCCAGCGCGGCCGACACCGCGCCGCCCGAGCCGCGCGGGGCGGCCGACACGGCCCCGGTCGACGACGCCCCGGACGTGGACGAGCTGCCCGGGCTGCGGGCCCAGGCCGAGGAGCTGACCGAACTGCTCGACCTCGGTTTCCACCACCGGGAGGTGCTGGGCCGGCTGGGCACCACGATCTCGTTGGGGGTGCTGCTCGTCGGCCCGGCGGGCTCCGGGAAGTCGGCGCTGGTCCGGGCCGTCGCCGCCCGGGTCGGTGCCCGTGTCCATCCGCTCTGGGCACCGGAGGTGGCCGCGCTGGCCAACCAGGCCGCCGCTGACCGGCTGCGCACCGCGGCGACAGCGGCCCGCGCCGGGGGGCCAGCGGTGCTGCTGGTCAGCGACGTCGAGGCGCTCGCACCGGCGGACGAGCCCGGCCCGGTGGCGACGGTGTTCCGCCAGGTGCTCGTGGAGAGCATCCGGGCCGGCGTCGCCGTGGTCTGCGCCACCAGCCGACCGGAGGCTGTCGACAGCGCGCTGCGCGCGCCGGACCTGTTGTCGCTGCGGATCAGCATCCCGCTCCCCGACCAGGCGCTGCGCCGCGAACAGCTCACCGTGCTGACCCGGCAGGTGCCGCTGGCCGACGACGTCCGGCTGGACGACGTGGCCGCGCGTACCCCCGGGTTCGTCGCGGCGGACCTGGCCGCGCTGGTCCGGGAGGCCGGGGTACGCGCGGCACTGCGGCAGAAGTCCGCCGAGACGCCCACTGTGTCGATGGCCGATTTCACCGCCGCCCTGGAGGTGGTCCGGCCGACCACGATGGCGGCGTCCACGCTGGACCTGGCCTCGGTGACCCTCGACGACGTGGGTGGCCTGGACGAGGTCAAGCAGACCCTCACCGAGTCGGTGTTGTGGCCGTTGACCTATCCGGACACGTTCGCCCGGCTCGGCGTCCAGCCGCCACGTGGCGTGCTGCTCTACGGGCCACCGGGCTGCGGCAAGACGTACCTGGTCACCGCGCTGGCCGGGTCGGGCCGGGCCAACGTGCTGTCGGTGAAGGGCGCCGAACTGCTCTCCAAGTGGGTCGGCGAGAGCGAGCGCGCGGTCCGGGAACTGTTCCGCCGGGCCCGCGAGGCGGCTCCCACACTGATCTTCCTGGACGAGGTGGACGCGCTGGCCCCGGTACGCGGCCAGGCGACCGACGGGGGCACCACGGACCGGGTGGTCGCCGCTCTGCTCACCGAACTGGACGGGGTGGAGACGCTGCGCAACGTGGTGGTGGTCGGCGCGACGAACCGGCCGGATCTGGTCGACCCCGCACTGCTGCGACCGGGCCGGCTGGAGCGGCTGGTCTACGTGCCGCCGCCGGACGGGCCCGCCCGCTCGGAGATCCTGCGGGCCGCGTCCCGGCAGGTGCCGCTGGCCCCGGACGTGGACCTGGCGACCCTCGGCGACGAACTGACCGGCTTCTCCGCCGCCGACTGCGCGGCGCTGGTCCGGGAGGCGGCGCTGGCCGCCATGCGTGAGTCGCTCGCCGCCGCCACGGTCACCGCCGGGCATGTGGCGACCGCGCGGGCACGGGTGCGACCGTCGCTGGACCCGGCCCAGGTGGCCTGGCTGGCCGCGTACGCCGCTGACCGGGAGTGA
- a CDS encoding GNAT family N-acetyltransferase has protein sequence MAGAVRLEPVDERNLEPLLSVAAAEAEPGDVMPPVEAPAGWSLARREAFREFHRASFGGLDGPTRSQMYAILAGGEVVGMVRMTRCDEPDTVETGMWLGRSARGQGIGAAALRELLNAAARAGMRVVVAETTPDNVGAVAVLDKCGAKLHEQGGKVRAEISLDSTPPAL, from the coding sequence GTGGCGGGTGCGGTCCGGCTGGAGCCGGTGGACGAGCGGAACCTGGAGCCGTTGCTCTCCGTAGCGGCTGCCGAGGCGGAGCCCGGCGATGTCATGCCGCCGGTCGAAGCACCTGCCGGCTGGTCGCTCGCCCGCCGTGAGGCCTTTCGGGAGTTCCACAGGGCGAGCTTCGGCGGGTTGGACGGCCCGACCCGTTCGCAGATGTACGCGATTCTCGCCGGCGGCGAGGTGGTGGGCATGGTGCGGATGACGCGCTGTGACGAGCCCGACACGGTGGAGACCGGGATGTGGCTCGGCCGCTCGGCGCGCGGGCAGGGGATCGGCGCGGCAGCCCTGCGCGAGTTGTTGAACGCCGCAGCCCGGGCGGGAATGCGAGTCGTGGTGGCGGAGACGACTCCGGACAACGTGGGCGCTGTCGCCGTTCTTGACAAATGTGGCGCGAAACTGCATGAGCAGGGCGGTAAGGTGCGCGCCGAAATCAGCCTGGATTCGACGCCACCCGCGCTCTGA
- a CDS encoding DUF3263 domain-containing protein yields MSVDATTPEPSTDARPGGVGPTVPAPRPAPPIETADESALPAEPIETADESALPVEPVDVQPVDRGAALTERERAILAFEQQWWRHAGAKEQAVRDTFGVSSTRYYQLLNGLLDNPAALAADPVLIGRLRRLRSSRARNRRR; encoded by the coding sequence ATGTCCGTCGACGCCACCACCCCGGAGCCGTCCACCGACGCTCGCCCGGGTGGCGTCGGGCCGACCGTTCCGGCCCCCCGGCCCGCTCCGCCCATCGAGACCGCCGACGAGTCGGCGCTGCCGGCCGAGCCGATCGAGACCGCCGACGAGTCGGCGCTGCCGGTTGAACCGGTGGACGTCCAGCCCGTCGACCGAGGGGCGGCGTTGACCGAGCGGGAGCGGGCGATCCTCGCCTTCGAGCAGCAGTGGTGGCGGCACGCCGGGGCCAAGGAGCAAGCCGTCCGGGACACGTTCGGGGTTTCCTCGACCCGCTACTACCAACTGCTCAACGGGCTGCTGGACAATCCGGCCGCACTCGCCGCCGATCCCGTCCTGATCGGTCGGCTCCGGCGGCTGCGTTCGTCGCGCGCCCGCAACCGTCGCCGCTGA